The nucleotide sequence GGGAGACCGGGTCGCGCCTCGCGTTCCCCCGCGGCGCGATCCGCCGCACCCGGCAGGCGGACGACGTCGCCGCCGTCGCCGACCTCGCCCGCGAGGAGGCCGCCGCGCGCGTGGTGGTGGGGCTGCCGGTCCGGACCGACGGTACCGACTCGAAACAGACGCAGCGCGTGCGGGCGTTCGCCCGCGCGCTCGAGGGGGCGGGCCTCCGCGTGACGTTCGAGGACGAACGCTTCACGACCGCGATCGCCGAACGGGAGATCGCCGGGGGGGCGCTGCCGCTCGGGAAGCGCCGCGAGAAGGGCCGCGTCGACGCGGCGTCCGCCGTCGCGATCCTGG is from Trueperaceae bacterium and encodes:
- the ruvX gene encoding Holliday junction resolvase RuvX, encoding MPNAAREVVLGLDVGQARIGLARGETGSRLAFPRGAIRRTRQADDVAAVADLAREEAAARVVVGLPVRTDGTDSKQTQRVRAFARALEGAGLRVTFEDERFTTAIAEREIAGGALPLGKRREKGRVDAASAVAILETYLARTEAGA